A genome region from Bradyrhizobium sp. WSM1417 includes the following:
- the dut gene encoding dUTP diphosphatase — protein MSTKVTVELQRLPHAEGLPLPAYQTNDAAGLDLMAAVAENEPLTLAPGQYALVPTGLAIALPPGYEAQVRPRSGLAAKHGVTVLNSPGTIDADYRGEIKVILINHGQTAFVVKRGERIAQMVIAPMVQAALVPVATLSATDRGAGGFGSTGR, from the coding sequence TTGAGCACCAAAGTCACCGTCGAACTGCAACGCCTGCCCCATGCGGAGGGGCTGCCGCTGCCGGCCTATCAGACCAATGATGCCGCTGGTCTCGACCTGATGGCGGCGGTGGCCGAGAACGAGCCGCTGACGCTCGCGCCCGGCCAATACGCGCTGGTGCCGACGGGCCTCGCGATCGCGTTGCCGCCCGGCTACGAGGCGCAGGTGCGGCCGCGCTCGGGGCTAGCGGCCAAGCACGGCGTCACCGTGCTGAACTCGCCGGGCACGATCGACGCGGACTATCGCGGCGAGATCAAGGTGATCCTGATCAATCACGGCCAGACCGCCTTCGTGGTCAAGCGCGGCGAGCGCATCGCGCAGATGGTGATCGCGCCAATGGTGCAGGCCGCGCTGGTTCCCGTGGCGACCCTGTCCGCGACCGACCGCGGCGCCGGCGGATTCGGCTCGACCGGTCGCTAG
- the ubiB gene encoding 2-polyprenylphenol 6-hydroxylase, with translation MISAITHSARLMRAAFVFAREGVFGAVDPSLVPPHGQLALKLARIIERRGPKQGPRLSRALTRMGPAYLKLGQFLATRPDVVGVIMARDLESLQDRLPPFSQAEAEAAISTSLERPLTDVFASLSAPVAAASIAQVHRGEVLRDGIRKAVAVKVLRPNVAARFRRDLSDFFFVAYRAESYSSEARRLRLIEVINTMSRSVAMEMDLRLEAAALSEMAENTRDDPDFRVPTVDWDRTTHNVLTMEWIDGIALNDHKRLAESQVDLPDLGRKVIQSFLRHALRDGFFHADMHPGNLFLDDAGRLVAVDFGIMGRLGMKERRFLAEILLGFITRDYRRVAEVHFEAGYVPAHHSVENFAQAIRAIGEPIHNRTAEEISMARLLTLLLEVTGLFDMTTRPELILLQKTMVVVEGVARGFDPKLDIWKVADPVVREWIERNLGPIGRVQGAISGTGDLARILMRLPDIAERSVAVLEQLETMTREGIRLSPESIAAMGRSEGRKNRWRTVALWIIAATFIGILIAVRNL, from the coding sequence GTGATCTCTGCTATAACCCATAGTGCGCGCCTGATGCGCGCCGCGTTCGTATTCGCGCGCGAGGGCGTGTTCGGCGCCGTCGATCCGAGTCTGGTACCGCCGCACGGACAGCTCGCGCTGAAACTTGCGCGCATCATCGAGCGGCGCGGTCCGAAACAGGGCCCGCGGCTGTCGCGCGCGCTGACCCGGATGGGCCCGGCCTATCTCAAGCTCGGACAATTTCTGGCGACTCGCCCCGATGTGGTCGGCGTCATCATGGCGCGCGACCTCGAAAGCCTCCAGGACCGCCTGCCGCCGTTCTCGCAAGCCGAAGCGGAAGCTGCGATCTCGACCTCGCTGGAACGGCCGCTGACCGATGTGTTCGCGAGCCTCAGTGCGCCGGTCGCGGCCGCCTCGATCGCACAGGTGCATCGCGGCGAAGTCCTGCGCGACGGCATCCGCAAGGCGGTCGCCGTGAAAGTGCTGCGCCCCAACGTGGCCGCTCGCTTCCGCCGCGACCTCTCCGACTTCTTCTTCGTCGCATACAGGGCCGAATCCTATTCGTCCGAGGCGCGGCGCCTGCGCCTGATCGAAGTCATCAACACCATGTCGCGCTCGGTCGCGATGGAGATGGACCTGCGCCTCGAGGCCGCGGCGTTGTCGGAGATGGCGGAGAACACGCGCGACGATCCTGATTTCCGCGTACCGACCGTGGACTGGGACCGTACGACGCACAACGTGCTGACGATGGAGTGGATCGACGGCATCGCGCTGAACGACCACAAGCGCCTGGCCGAGTCGCAGGTCGACCTGCCCGATCTCGGCCGCAAGGTGATTCAGAGCTTCCTGCGCCACGCGTTGCGCGACGGCTTCTTCCACGCCGACATGCATCCAGGCAATCTGTTCCTGGACGACGCGGGTCGCCTTGTCGCGGTTGATTTCGGCATCATGGGCCGGCTCGGCATGAAGGAGCGGCGCTTCCTCGCCGAAATCCTGCTCGGCTTCATCACCCGCGACTATCGTCGTGTCGCGGAAGTGCATTTCGAGGCCGGCTATGTGCCCGCACATCACTCGGTCGAGAACTTCGCGCAAGCGATCCGTGCCATCGGCGAGCCCATTCACAACCGCACGGCGGAAGAGATCTCGATGGCGCGGCTGCTGACGCTGCTGCTCGAGGTTACCGGCCTGTTTGACATGACCACGCGGCCCGAGCTGATCCTGCTGCAGAAGACCATGGTGGTGGTCGAAGGCGTGGCACGCGGCTTCGATCCCAAGCTCGACATCTGGAAGGTCGCTGACCCCGTGGTGCGGGAATGGATCGAGCGCAATCTCGGCCCGATCGGCCGGGTCCAGGGCGCGATCTCCGGCACCGGCGATCTCGCGCGCATCCTGATGCGTCTGCCTGATATCGCCGAGCGCTCGGTTGCTGTGCTCGAACAGCTGGAGACCATGACCCGGGAGGGCATCCGGCTGTCGCCGGAGAGCATCGCGGCGATGGGCCGCAGCGAGGGCCGCAAGAACCGTTGGCGCACCGTGGCGCTCTGGATCATCGCCGCGACCTTCATCGGCATCCTGATCGCGGTCCGGAATCTCTGA
- the tsaE gene encoding tRNA (adenosine(37)-N6)-threonylcarbamoyltransferase complex ATPase subunit type 1 TsaE produces MTAPTTFSVALHNETATAQLMADLALLVGPGDVITLTGDLGAGKTAAARAMIRYLAGDDALEVPSPTFTLVQGYELPPFPVMHADLYRVEDESELEEIGLAPLPEATLVLIEWPERAPSAMPQDRIDIALTHRPALGSNARAADITGHGKAAATVARLQALREFLDASGYMEATRKRMAGDASTRSYARLLRDDEIVILMNSPQRPDGAAMYDGKSYSAAVHLAENIKPFVAIDEGLRAQGISAPAIHHCDLDHGFLISEDFGSEGVIEGNPPRPIAERYEAAADLLAMLHGKTLPETLPLAGQTYAIPVFDTEALLIEIGLMPEWYLPDRNAPLDEGKRAEFLAMWRELLRKPLAAPKTWIIRDYHSPNLIWLGNRTGIERVGVIDFQDTVLGPQSYDVVSLLQDARIDVPEAIELTLLSRYIKARRASDASFDAAGFAELYAIMSAQRNTRLLGTFARLNRRDGKPHYLRHQPQIWTYLQRSLAHPALAHLRDWYLANVPPPQGPAQG; encoded by the coding sequence ATGACTGCGCCAACCACATTCTCCGTCGCGCTCCACAACGAGACGGCCACCGCGCAACTGATGGCCGACCTCGCGCTGCTGGTCGGCCCCGGCGATGTCATCACGCTCACCGGCGATCTCGGGGCCGGCAAGACCGCGGCGGCGCGTGCCATGATCCGCTACCTCGCCGGCGACGATGCACTGGAAGTGCCGAGCCCGACCTTCACGCTGGTGCAGGGCTACGAGCTGCCGCCATTCCCGGTCATGCATGCCGACCTCTACCGCGTCGAGGACGAGAGCGAGCTCGAAGAGATCGGGTTGGCGCCGCTGCCGGAAGCAACCCTCGTCCTGATCGAATGGCCGGAGCGCGCGCCGTCGGCGATGCCTCAAGACCGCATCGACATCGCGCTGACGCACCGGCCGGCGCTGGGCTCGAATGCACGCGCCGCCGACATCACCGGCCATGGCAAGGCTGCCGCCACCGTCGCGCGGCTGCAGGCGTTGCGCGAATTCCTCGATGCATCCGGCTACATGGAGGCAACGCGCAAACGCATGGCGGGCGACGCCTCGACCCGCTCGTATGCGCGGCTGCTGCGCGACGACGAGATCGTCATCCTCATGAATTCTCCGCAGCGCCCCGATGGTGCTGCCATGTACGACGGAAAATCCTACAGCGCCGCGGTGCATCTCGCCGAAAACATCAAACCCTTCGTCGCCATCGACGAGGGCCTGCGCGCGCAGGGAATCTCCGCGCCCGCGATCCATCATTGCGACCTCGACCACGGATTCCTGATCAGCGAAGACTTCGGCAGCGAAGGCGTGATCGAGGGCAATCCGCCGCGCCCGATCGCCGAACGCTACGAAGCCGCGGCCGATTTGCTTGCCATGCTGCACGGCAAGACGCTGCCGGAGACGCTGCCGCTCGCGGGGCAGACCTACGCCATTCCCGTCTTCGATACCGAGGCGCTGCTGATTGAAATCGGCTTGATGCCGGAATGGTACCTGCCCGATCGCAATGCGCCGCTGGACGAGGGGAAGCGCGCCGAGTTTCTCGCGATGTGGCGCGAGCTGCTGCGGAAGCCGCTGGCCGCGCCGAAGACCTGGATCATCCGGGACTATCACTCGCCGAACCTGATCTGGCTCGGGAATCGCACCGGCATCGAACGCGTCGGCGTGATCGACTTCCAGGACACCGTGCTGGGGCCGCAATCCTACGACGTGGTGTCGCTGCTCCAGGACGCCCGCATCGACGTGCCCGAGGCGATCGAACTGACGCTGCTGTCGCGCTACATCAAGGCACGCCGGGCCAGCGATGCGAGCTTCGACGCGGCCGGCTTCGCCGAGCTCTACGCCATCATGTCGGCGCAGCGGAACACGCGTCTGCTTGGCACCTTCGCCCGCCTCAACCGCCGCGACGGCAAGCCGCATTATCTGCGTCATCAGCCGCAGATCTGGACCTATCTCCAGCGCTCCCTGGCGCATCCCGCGCTCGCTCATCTGCGCGACTGGTATCTCGCCAATGTCCCGCCGCCCCAAGGCCCAGCCCAAGGCTGA
- the coaBC gene encoding bifunctional phosphopantothenoylcysteine decarboxylase/phosphopantothenate--cysteine ligase CoaBC, whose protein sequence is MASLTIRKLDENVKTFLRLRSAKNRRSVEEEVRVILGELIEGREEPLTPFTAPPAASATPQPQRTGAAPEASVTLIIGGGIAAYKSLDLIRRLKERRIEVRCVLTKAAQQFVTALAVSALSHERVYTDLFDPQSEFDAGHIRLARECDLIVVAPATADLMAKIANGHADDLASAILLATNRKVLLAPAMNPLMWNNAATRRNVAQLQRDGVMLIGPNSGEMAEAGEAGIGRMSEAIEIAAAAERLLRPPVPRPLAGKRVLITAGPTHEPIDPVRYIANRSSGKQGFAIAAAAQAAGAEVILVSGPVELRDPQGVTVKHVESARQMLEQVQAALPADIAIFAAAVADWRVVNEGEQKLKKTAAGMPPLQLVENPDILATISKLTDKRPPLVIGFAAETEHLIDNAKSKLARKGCDWIVANDVSPATGVMGGDRNTVHLISRKSGEKNDEKDGGIAVDSWPAMTKEQVAIELVAHIATSVTGKSLNDKSREPAS, encoded by the coding sequence ATGGCAAGTCTGACCATCCGCAAGCTCGACGAGAACGTCAAAACCTTCCTCCGCCTGCGCTCGGCCAAGAACCGCAGGTCGGTCGAGGAAGAGGTCCGGGTCATCCTCGGGGAGCTGATCGAAGGCCGCGAGGAGCCCCTGACGCCGTTCACGGCGCCGCCCGCGGCCTCGGCCACCCCGCAGCCTCAACGCACCGGCGCCGCTCCAGAAGCCAGCGTCACCCTGATCATCGGCGGCGGGATCGCGGCCTACAAATCGCTCGACCTGATCCGAAGGCTCAAGGAGCGGCGGATCGAGGTGCGTTGCGTGCTGACCAAGGCGGCGCAGCAATTCGTCACGGCGCTGGCCGTGAGCGCGCTCTCGCATGAGCGCGTCTACACCGACCTGTTCGATCCCCAGAGCGAGTTCGACGCCGGTCATATCCGCCTCGCGCGCGAGTGCGACCTGATCGTGGTGGCGCCCGCGACCGCCGATTTGATGGCCAAGATCGCCAACGGCCATGCCGACGATCTCGCCAGCGCCATTCTGCTCGCGACCAACCGCAAGGTCCTGCTCGCGCCGGCGATGAATCCGCTGATGTGGAACAACGCGGCGACGCGGCGCAACGTCGCGCAGCTTCAGCGCGACGGCGTGATGCTGATCGGGCCGAATTCCGGCGAGATGGCGGAAGCAGGTGAAGCCGGTATCGGCCGCATGTCCGAGGCGATCGAAATTGCGGCCGCCGCCGAGCGCCTGCTGCGGCCGCCAGTGCCGCGCCCCCTCGCCGGCAAGCGCGTGCTGATCACGGCGGGTCCGACCCACGAGCCGATCGATCCGGTGCGCTACATCGCCAACCGATCCTCCGGCAAGCAGGGCTTTGCGATCGCTGCCGCCGCACAAGCCGCAGGCGCCGAGGTGATCCTGGTCAGCGGCCCGGTCGAGCTTCGCGATCCCCAGGGCGTGACGGTCAAGCATGTGGAATCGGCACGGCAGATGCTGGAGCAGGTGCAGGCCGCGCTCCCCGCTGACATCGCGATCTTCGCCGCCGCCGTCGCCGACTGGCGGGTCGTAAACGAAGGGGAGCAGAAGCTGAAGAAGACTGCGGCCGGTATGCCGCCGCTCCAGCTGGTCGAGAACCCCGATATCCTCGCGACGATCTCGAAACTGACCGACAAGCGGCCGCCGCTGGTGATCGGCTTTGCCGCCGAGACCGAGCACCTCATCGACAACGCCAAGTCGAAGCTTGCCCGCAAGGGCTGCGACTGGATTGTCGCCAACGACGTCTCCCCCGCAACCGGCGTCATGGGCGGGGACCGCAACACCGTGCACCTCATCAGTCGCAAGAGCGGTGAGAAGAACGATGAGAAGGATGGCGGGATTGCAGTTGATTCCTGGCCGGCGATGACCAAGGAACAGGTCGCCATTGAACTGGTCGCGCACATCGCAACGAGCGTGACCGGCAAATCCTTGAACGACAAATCCCGGGAGCCCGCATCTTGA
- a CDS encoding nucleotidyltransferase family protein, with the protein MSVKPTKAMVLAAGFGLRMRPLTDKMPKPMVPVAGQPLLDHVLDKLGQAGVSEAVVNVHYLPDQIIDHTASRQHPRVTISDERDQVLGTGGGVVKALPLLGDAPFFHVNSDTLWIDGVRSNLTRLAENFDPARMDILLLMAPTATSIGYSGRGDYGMLADGALRKRKEKEVVPFVYAGAAILSPSIFAGAPAGEFSLTKMFDRANEQERLFGLRLDGVWMHVGTPDAVHAAEEAFLESVA; encoded by the coding sequence ATGTCCGTCAAACCGACCAAAGCCATGGTGCTCGCCGCGGGGTTCGGCCTGCGCATGCGTCCGTTGACGGACAAGATGCCGAAACCGATGGTTCCGGTCGCCGGCCAGCCGCTGCTCGACCACGTGCTCGACAAGCTCGGCCAGGCCGGCGTGAGCGAGGCGGTGGTCAACGTGCACTATCTGCCGGACCAGATTATCGATCACACCGCATCCCGCCAGCATCCGCGCGTGACCATCTCGGACGAACGCGACCAGGTGCTCGGCACCGGCGGCGGCGTGGTCAAGGCCCTGCCGCTGCTCGGGGACGCACCGTTCTTTCACGTCAATTCCGACACGCTGTGGATCGACGGCGTGCGCTCGAACCTGACGCGGCTCGCCGAAAACTTCGATCCCGCGCGGATGGACATTTTGCTGCTGATGGCGCCGACGGCGACCAGCATCGGCTATAGCGGCCGCGGCGATTACGGCATGCTGGCCGACGGCGCCCTGCGCAAGCGCAAGGAAAAAGAGGTCGTTCCGTTCGTCTATGCCGGCGCTGCGATCCTGTCGCCGTCGATCTTCGCCGGTGCCCCCGCGGGCGAGTTCTCGCTGACCAAGATGTTCGATCGTGCCAATGAGCAGGAGCGGCTGTTCGGACTTCGCCTCGACGGCGTCTGGATGCATGTCGGCACGCCTGATGCCGTCCACGCGGCGGAAGAGGCGTTTCTGGAGAGCGTGGCGTAG
- a CDS encoding PilZ domain-containing protein, whose amino-acid sequence MAVKTDQRGNSRVVFERGIAAQMMGIDGTWRRDCTMEDVSDSGAKLTIDGSVEGLHLKEFFLLLSSTGLAYRRCELAWVNGDQIGVNFLKLGDKKKKARSTSIGA is encoded by the coding sequence ATGGCGGTGAAGACGGACCAGCGCGGCAACAGCCGGGTTGTTTTCGAGCGCGGGATCGCGGCCCAGATGATGGGTATCGACGGCACCTGGCGGCGCGACTGCACCATGGAGGACGTCTCCGACAGCGGCGCCAAGCTGACCATCGACGGCTCGGTCGAAGGCTTGCATCTGAAGGAGTTTTTTCTGCTGCTGTCGTCCACCGGACTTGCGTATCGGCGCTGCGAGCTCGCCTGGGTCAATGGCGACCAGATCGGCGTCAACTTTCTCAAGCTCGGCGACAAGAAGAAAAAGGCGCGTTCCACATCCATCGGGGCGTAA
- a CDS encoding PAS domain-containing sensor histidine kinase, protein MSGVIVSMRRTLLSCTSLVRNGLLGSALAALLPAAPAKAADKAADLVDTLSTLLDFNRQELAVLATALALLGFSVVAAILLMRTRVRTAKNEARLRARIGELQLQADRFGALLFAEPQILISWPAGDNRAQISGDTSMVLPRDSSPQRVLAFGTWLPPEPALRMDHAVDALRDRGDGFQLTLTTAHGHTLEAIGRAIGGQAIVRIRELSGLRRDLAETNLRYKALSDETEMLRGFATAAPWPIWAKGENGALAYANPAYVRATEAASITDAQERKLELLDSADRSAMERRLKEAANFTSRLPIVIGGERRIYDVRAVNVGGGNVGVAIDASEADALSSALVRMAEAHRRTLDQLSSGVAVFDGQRRLAFYNDSYRQLWDLDRTFLDANPDDSSVLDKLRAARKLPEQPDFRAWKAKLHEAYRAVEAAKDTWYLPDGRALSVVTTPNPEGGVTYLFDDVTESLELARRFDGMIRVQRETLDSLAEGVAVFGSNGKAQLFNPAFVRMWKLSVDAMRDEPHIQTVEGWCHQLFDDAIVWRQIREAVTSIESRADIPLKLERKDGSVLDGMIRPLHDGATMLTFQDITDTENVERALRERNEALEAADQMKVDFVHHVSYELRSPLTTIIGFAHFLSDPSTGPLTPKQAEYLDYVTKSTNALLALTNNILDLATIDAGAMKLELGPVDVSKTIELAAEGLQDRLATDRIRLKVEIAPDVGSFTGDEKRVVQVLYNLLANAVGFSPPDSTVGISARRTERSVVFTVTDSGPGIPADMKDKVFNWFESRSQGSRHRGAGLGLSLVRSFVELHGGNIRVDSIVGRGTVVICDFPTDQAAHRDAAE, encoded by the coding sequence ATGTCAGGCGTGATCGTGTCGATGCGTCGGACGCTGCTGTCGTGCACATCGCTCGTGCGCAACGGCTTGTTGGGAAGCGCTCTCGCAGCGCTGTTGCCGGCTGCGCCGGCCAAAGCAGCCGACAAGGCCGCCGACCTCGTCGACACACTCTCAACGTTGCTGGATTTCAACCGGCAGGAGCTCGCGGTGCTGGCCACCGCGCTGGCCTTGCTCGGCTTCTCGGTGGTGGCCGCGATCCTCCTGATGCGCACGCGCGTTCGCACGGCGAAGAACGAGGCGCGGCTGCGCGCCCGGATCGGGGAACTCCAGCTCCAGGCCGACCGCTTCGGCGCTTTGCTGTTTGCCGAGCCGCAGATCCTGATCTCCTGGCCGGCCGGCGACAATCGCGCGCAGATCTCCGGTGACACCTCCATGGTGCTGCCCCGCGACTCCTCTCCACAGCGCGTGCTGGCGTTTGGAACCTGGTTGCCGCCGGAACCGGCGCTCCGGATGGATCACGCCGTCGATGCGCTGCGCGACCGCGGCGACGGGTTCCAGCTGACGCTCACCACCGCGCATGGCCACACGCTGGAGGCTATCGGCCGCGCCATCGGCGGCCAGGCCATCGTCAGGATTCGCGAACTCTCAGGGCTCCGCCGCGATCTGGCTGAGACCAATCTGCGTTACAAGGCCCTCTCCGACGAGACGGAGATGCTGCGCGGCTTCGCGACCGCCGCACCCTGGCCGATCTGGGCCAAGGGCGAGAACGGCGCGCTGGCCTACGCCAACCCCGCTTATGTCCGTGCGACCGAGGCGGCCAGCATCACCGACGCTCAGGAGCGCAAGCTCGAGCTGCTCGACAGCGCCGACCGGAGCGCGATGGAGCGGCGGCTGAAGGAAGCGGCCAATTTCACTTCGCGGCTGCCGATCGTGATCGGCGGCGAGCGGCGCATCTATGACGTGCGCGCCGTCAATGTCGGAGGTGGCAATGTCGGCGTTGCCATCGATGCCAGCGAGGCGGATGCGTTGAGCTCGGCGCTGGTGCGGATGGCGGAAGCGCATCGCCGCACGCTCGACCAGCTCTCCTCCGGCGTTGCCGTGTTCGACGGCCAGCGCCGGCTCGCCTTCTACAATGATTCCTACCGCCAGCTGTGGGACCTCGACCGCACCTTTCTCGACGCCAACCCCGATGATTCCAGCGTGCTCGACAAGCTCCGCGCCGCGCGCAAATTGCCGGAGCAGCCGGACTTCCGCGCCTGGAAGGCCAAGCTGCACGAGGCCTATCGCGCGGTCGAGGCCGCCAAGGACACCTGGTACCTGCCCGACGGCCGCGCGCTCTCCGTCGTCACCACGCCGAACCCCGAAGGCGGCGTCACCTATCTGTTCGACGACGTCACCGAGAGCCTGGAGCTTGCCCGCCGCTTCGACGGCATGATCCGGGTCCAGCGCGAGACGCTGGACAGCCTCGCCGAGGGCGTCGCGGTGTTCGGCAGCAACGGCAAGGCGCAGCTGTTCAACCCAGCCTTCGTCCGGATGTGGAAGCTGTCCGTTGACGCCATGCGCGACGAGCCGCACATCCAGACGGTCGAGGGTTGGTGCCATCAGCTGTTCGACGACGCGATCGTCTGGCGGCAGATCCGCGAGGCCGTCACCTCGATCGAGAGCCGCGCCGACATTCCGCTCAAGCTGGAGCGCAAGGACGGCAGCGTGCTCGACGGCATGATCCGGCCCCTGCACGACGGCGCCACGATGCTGACCTTCCAGGACATCACTGACACCGAGAACGTCGAGCGCGCGCTGCGCGAGCGCAACGAGGCGCTGGAGGCGGCCGATCAGATGAAGGTGGATTTCGTCCACCACGTCTCCTACGAGCTGCGCTCGCCGCTCACCACCATCATCGGGTTCGCGCATTTCCTCAGCGATCCCTCGACCGGGCCACTGACGCCGAAACAGGCCGAGTATCTCGACTACGTCACCAAATCGACCAATGCGCTGCTAGCGCTGACCAACAACATCCTGGATCTCGCCACCATCGACGCCGGCGCCATGAAGCTGGAACTCGGCCCGGTCGACGTCAGCAAGACCATCGAGCTCGCGGCCGAGGGTCTCCAGGACCGGCTCGCCACCGACCGCATCCGCCTCAAGGTCGAGATCGCGCCCGATGTCGGCAGCTTCACCGGCGACGAGAAGCGCGTGGTGCAGGTGCTCTATAACCTCCTTGCCAACGCCGTCGGGTTTTCTCCACCGGATTCCACCGTCGGCATCAGCGCCCGCCGTACCGAACGCAGTGTGGTCTTCACCGTGACAGATTCCGGGCCTGGAATACCTGCCGACATGAAAGACAAGGTGTTCAACTGGTTCGAAAGCCGCTCCCAAGGCTCGCGTCACCGCGGCGCCGGGCTCGGCCTGTCGCTGGTGCGCTCCTTCGTCGAGCTGCATGGCGGCAATATCCGGGTCGATTCGATCGTGGGCAGGGGCACGGTCGTGATCTGTGATTTCCCGACCGACCAGGCGGCGCATCGCGACGCCGCCGAATGA